In one window of Nitrospirota bacterium DNA:
- a CDS encoding class I SAM-dependent methyltransferase, whose amino-acid sequence MSLFIPDNSGDSVTIEKWWELNHQGVNDRFLFWLTGSAGPEVWEYLEVADRIIAGTVVLNIGVGLGFCTRELARRKCIVHALDISESALQKVKDVAAEVWLPSSLSLLPADTFDLAISNLVAQHMSDCDLEDQIKRIVPALKQKGIFALQFACMLDPKNNNLDIVPLSSLKHGSVGRSLAWFCQIVERAGGMVIGAKRIGLFPLYNSCWYMVHIARLDHQGLWPAVTARKFIRKFARRLSGIIMRLIGFIRRR is encoded by the coding sequence GTGAGTCTATTTATACCTGACAATTCGGGCGATTCGGTGACCATAGAAAAATGGTGGGAGCTGAATCACCAGGGGGTAAATGACAGGTTCCTTTTTTGGCTTACGGGCAGTGCGGGACCGGAAGTCTGGGAATATCTTGAGGTCGCGGATAGAATAATCGCTGGAACAGTTGTTCTCAACATAGGCGTTGGGCTTGGCTTCTGTACCCGTGAACTTGCAAGAAGAAAGTGCATAGTCCATGCCCTTGATATTTCTGAAAGCGCTCTTCAGAAGGTTAAGGATGTTGCTGCCGAAGTATGGCTGCCCTCAAGCCTATCGTTGTTGCCGGCCGATACGTTTGATCTCGCTATTTCGAATCTTGTTGCTCAACACATGAGTGACTGTGATCTTGAAGATCAGATTAAACGCATCGTTCCGGCGTTGAAACAGAAAGGCATTTTTGCGTTGCAGTTTGCCTGCATGCTGGACCCAAAGAATAACAATCTCGATATAGTTCCCCTTTCGTCTCTGAAACACGGTAGTGTTGGACGTTCATTGGCCTGGTTCTGCCAGATTGTTGAAAGAGCAGGTGGTATGGTGATTGGTGCAAAACGGATTGGGCTTTTTCCTCTCTATAACAGTTGCTGGTACATGGTGCATATCGCGCGCTTAGACCATCAGGGATTGTGGCCGGCTGTCACCGCTCGCAAATTCATCAGAAAATTCGCAAGAAGACTGTCTGGTATCATCATGAGACTGATAGGCTTCATAAGGAGGCGGTGA
- a CDS encoding glycosyltransferase family 4 protein, producing the protein MSRNAAQKTRVLFFAWGDSIHARRRIQIFTNDPTFEVGVISNYKYDFNNAENLYLSDTGLVRQHLSEMSLFRKTVRGILTGLLFFLMRFCDWRTTLYECYRWIADTQLTRDYTKKFNPDIIFLQTLLYPSYLSFILSRKIPLMITFWNGDVIWWARWSGLDRLLKKKIVEYGVNRASAMTVNSRTAFDACQGYGVPSKKIHMIRYPGVDLERFKPASREYARQCLGIESGKVILCPRGLGGYLNSDVIIEAAAAVITEMQDALFLFISGTGGDEEWQQHLRRGTELGIANNLRYDGQVPWEAMSIYYQAADVVVSISSNDSLPNCMLEAMACGIPLVMGDIPQIGEWVKDGVNGFLVSPRDPKAIAQASLSLLSSDGTQASAFVSYNIDLVRREVDCRKNACLVKQLVHDIAGKHSKEECS; encoded by the coding sequence ATGAGCCGCAATGCCGCACAAAAAACAAGGGTTCTCTTTTTTGCCTGGGGTGACTCTATCCACGCCCGTCGTCGCATACAGATCTTTACTAATGATCCTACTTTTGAAGTAGGAGTTATTTCTAACTATAAATACGATTTTAATAATGCAGAAAACCTATATTTAAGCGATACCGGACTCGTTAGACAGCACTTGTCTGAAATGTCGCTTTTTCGAAAAACGGTGCGCGGTATACTGACCGGCCTGCTTTTTTTTCTGATGCGTTTCTGTGATTGGAGAACCACATTGTATGAGTGCTACCGTTGGATTGCGGACACGCAACTGACACGGGATTATACAAAGAAGTTTAATCCCGATATTATATTTCTGCAGACGCTTCTCTACCCTTCTTATCTTTCATTTATTCTCTCTCGAAAGATTCCCTTGATGATAACGTTTTGGAATGGAGATGTAATCTGGTGGGCTCGTTGGAGCGGTCTGGATCGCCTCCTGAAAAAGAAAATAGTAGAGTATGGCGTTAACCGTGCATCCGCCATGACCGTGAACTCCCGGACCGCTTTTGATGCCTGTCAGGGATACGGTGTTCCTTCGAAAAAGATACATATGATTCGATATCCTGGTGTTGATCTGGAACGTTTTAAGCCGGCGTCGCGGGAGTATGCGCGCCAGTGCCTTGGCATTGAGTCCGGAAAGGTCATTCTCTGCCCTCGTGGGCTTGGTGGATATCTCAACAGCGATGTCATCATTGAGGCAGCCGCAGCGGTGATCACCGAGATGCAGGATGCATTATTTCTGTTTATTTCCGGAACAGGGGGCGACGAAGAATGGCAGCAGCATCTGCGTCGGGGCACCGAACTTGGGATTGCAAATAACCTGCGGTATGACGGACAAGTCCCCTGGGAGGCAATGTCGATTTATTATCAGGCAGCTGATGTAGTTGTTTCTATTTCCTCTAATGATTCGCTCCCGAATTGCATGCTTGAAGCGATGGCGTGTGGTATTCCACTGGTCATGGGAGATATACCGCAGATTGGTGAATGGGTTAAAGATGGAGTAAACGGTTTTCTTGTGTCGCCACGCGATCCGAAAGCTATAGCTCAAGCATCGTTGTCATTGCTTAGTAGCGATGGCACACAGGCGTCGGCGTTTGTAAGCTATAACATTGACTTGGTAAGACGAGAGGTCGACTGCAGGAAAAATGCATGTCTGGTCAAGCAGTTGGTCCACGATATCGCGGGAAAACATAGTAAAGAGGAATGTAGCTAA
- the asnB gene encoding asparagine synthase (glutamine-hydrolyzing), with protein MCGIAGIIRLKECVRRQDIERMTRSLAHRGPDGEGIWLNDNVALGHRRLSIIDLKTGGQPMCNEDETVWITFNGEIYNYRELRALLCEKGHRFQSSSDTEVIVHAYEEWGDECVKRFRGMFAFGIVDIIRKKVFLARDYFGIKPLVYYVGGDVVAFASEIQALRQIEGIRLDLDLQGLDQYLWLQYIPAPHSIYKQIKKLPPAHRISITFDGHVSEPEEYWRLEFRPDHRKSEVQWTEELQAVLRESVKAHLVSDVSFGAFLSGGVDSSAIVAYMAQELGHQFKTFSIGFKEDEFNELKYAELVAKRWGTKHHFEIVNPNALEILPELVKHYGEPFGDSSAIPTYHVCKMARKYVPMVLSGDGGDEAFAGYHSYFTWMKYLEQPPVDNRRWWWGGIYALMRRLLPNRHPLSSPFGASLENWLSCINYMPTHVRRRLWRKEFKCVTENRLDLFEKEFERVKDYSNSNKVQYMDMRTYLPYDILAKIDAASMMNSLEVRTPFVDRKVVEFAATIPESWNIGKDACGEWRGKLLLKKTLEEYYPHALLHRTKMGFGIPIIKWFTTNGALNAYLHEKLLNPHSIIFELFEPEIVKQLLDRNTSHQIWLLLFLEEWLQLHRSEVNCMG; from the coding sequence GGGACCCGACGGTGAGGGAATTTGGTTGAACGATAATGTAGCTCTTGGGCACCGCAGACTATCCATTATTGACCTGAAAACGGGCGGGCAGCCGATGTGTAACGAAGACGAGACTGTATGGATTACCTTTAATGGAGAGATCTATAATTACCGAGAGCTTCGCGCCTTGCTTTGTGAGAAGGGTCACAGATTCCAAAGTTCGTCCGACACGGAAGTAATCGTTCATGCTTATGAGGAATGGGGGGACGAGTGCGTTAAACGTTTTCGCGGGATGTTTGCGTTTGGGATTGTTGACATAATAAGGAAAAAGGTGTTTTTGGCCCGTGACTATTTTGGCATTAAACCGCTTGTATATTATGTAGGAGGAGATGTGGTTGCCTTTGCGTCGGAGATTCAGGCGTTAAGACAAATCGAGGGTATTCGGCTTGATTTGGATCTGCAGGGACTTGATCAGTATTTGTGGCTGCAGTACATACCCGCGCCGCACTCCATTTATAAACAGATAAAGAAACTTCCTCCGGCACACCGCATAAGCATTACATTTGATGGCCATGTTTCAGAGCCTGAGGAATACTGGAGGTTAGAGTTTCGACCTGATCACAGAAAGAGTGAAGTGCAATGGACGGAGGAACTGCAAGCAGTGCTGCGTGAATCTGTTAAGGCCCATCTGGTTTCTGATGTGTCTTTCGGAGCCTTTCTTTCCGGCGGCGTGGACTCAAGTGCAATAGTTGCCTATATGGCACAGGAACTCGGTCATCAATTTAAGACTTTCAGCATTGGCTTTAAGGAGGATGAGTTCAATGAATTGAAATATGCTGAGCTTGTGGCAAAACGCTGGGGAACGAAACATCATTTCGAGATAGTGAATCCAAATGCATTAGAGATATTACCTGAATTGGTAAAGCATTATGGTGAGCCGTTCGGCGACAGCTCAGCTATCCCTACCTACCATGTCTGTAAGATGGCTAGAAAATACGTGCCGATGGTTCTTTCGGGTGACGGTGGAGACGAGGCATTTGCAGGCTATCACTCATACTTCACCTGGATGAAATATCTGGAGCAGCCCCCGGTTGATAATAGACGGTGGTGGTGGGGGGGAATATATGCACTCATGCGGAGATTATTGCCAAATCGCCACCCTCTATCTTCGCCGTTTGGAGCAAGCTTGGAAAACTGGCTGTCATGCATTAATTATATGCCGACTCATGTGCGAAGAAGATTGTGGAGGAAAGAATTTAAATGTGTGACGGAGAATCGGCTTGATCTTTTCGAGAAGGAGTTCGAGCGGGTGAAGGATTATAGTAATTCAAATAAGGTGCAATACATGGATATGAGAACCTACTTACCCTACGACATACTTGCTAAAATTGATGCCGCCAGCATGATGAATAGCCTTGAAGTTAGGACCCCTTTTGTCGACAGAAAAGTGGTCGAGTTTGCTGCCACGATACCTGAGTCATGGAATATCGGGAAAGACGCTTGCGGAGAGTGGCGCGGAAAACTCTTGCTAAAAAAAACCCTTGAAGAATATTATCCCCATGCGCTCTTGCATCGAACAAAGATGGGATTTGGTATTCCGATAATAAAATGGTTCACGACTAATGGTGCACTGAACGCATATCTACATGAAAAACTGCTTAATCCTCATTCAATAATCTTTGAGCTCTTTGAGCCCGAAATTGTCAAACAACTTTTGGATCGGAACACGAGCCATCAAATTTGGCTGTTGTTGTTTCTGGAGGAATGGTTACAGTTACATAGATCTGAAGTGAACTGTATGGGTTAG
- a CDS encoding glycosyltransferase, which translates to MKFNPKVSIIIPVFNGSNYLRDAINSALAQSYLNTEVIVVNDGSCDDGKTEAIAVSYGEKIRYFFKENGGVASALNMGIREMTGDYFSWLSHDDIYYPFKIETQIRFLGIRAHRNDIILFSNYDLIDADGELIGSAHTRHIEPEQFRYFLTISHPINGCTALIPRQCFCACGLFNESLLTTQDYDMWFRLAAKFSFSHMEECLIQSRVHAAQGTLSMKPLHMRELNLLLADFVSSLSPAEIVISTGESPELACAQIASNFSKRGFHSAAAAALTKSADHVGNLQLSKRMMHWPILSAFNILTKLRVLRSIGLLSMVIERSGFCIAIKPGINSLVRIGEVAWSRLFRNKNLQDQFTEIYQNNVWEGVESRSGEGSSLAQTEAIRREIPKLLKDFQIKSLLDAPCGDFHWFSKVDFCIEKYIGIDIVDALIDSNRQKYANIKRDFLCMNIVTDALPQADLILSRDCLVHLSNAQALAAIRNFRMSGATFVLTTTFTDRYRNSDLSGKQTWRPLNLTLPPFNLPVPLRLINENCTEGNGIYRDKCLGLWRLSEI; encoded by the coding sequence ATGAAATTTAATCCGAAAGTTTCCATTATCATCCCAGTCTTTAATGGCTCAAATTATCTTCGGGATGCGATAAATAGCGCTCTTGCCCAGAGCTACCTGAACACTGAAGTTATCGTTGTTAACGATGGCTCCTGTGATGATGGTAAAACAGAAGCCATCGCCGTAAGCTATGGCGAGAAAATACGCTATTTCTTTAAGGAAAATGGTGGAGTTGCCTCGGCGCTCAATATGGGAATCAGGGAGATGACCGGGGATTACTTTTCATGGTTAAGTCATGACGATATATACTATCCATTTAAAATAGAGACTCAGATACGCTTTCTTGGTATTCGTGCCCACCGGAATGACATCATCCTTTTTAGCAACTACGATCTGATAGATGCCGACGGAGAGTTAATAGGTTCGGCGCATACTCGGCATATCGAACCGGAACAGTTCAGATATTTTCTGACGATAAGCCATCCCATTAACGGCTGTACCGCCCTGATTCCAAGGCAATGCTTCTGCGCGTGTGGATTATTTAATGAATCTCTTCTCACCACTCAGGATTATGATATGTGGTTCAGGCTTGCAGCAAAATTTAGTTTCAGCCACATGGAGGAATGCCTGATCCAGTCTCGCGTTCATGCGGCTCAGGGCACACTGTCGATGAAACCGCTGCATATGAGAGAATTAAATTTACTTCTTGCGGATTTTGTTTCGTCTTTATCTCCCGCAGAAATTGTGATATCAACAGGGGAGTCACCTGAGCTGGCATGCGCACAAATAGCCTCTAATTTCAGCAAAAGAGGTTTTCATTCGGCTGCAGCGGCTGCATTGACCAAATCAGCTGATCATGTCGGCAATCTACAGCTGTCAAAGAGAATGATGCATTGGCCGATTCTGTCTGCTTTCAATATTCTTACCAAACTCAGAGTGTTGAGGTCTATAGGGTTACTTTCGATGGTGATTGAACGATCAGGGTTCTGTATCGCTATCAAACCCGGAATAAATAGCCTGGTAAGAATTGGCGAAGTAGCGTGGAGCCGACTGTTCAGAAATAAGAATCTTCAAGATCAATTCACAGAGATATATCAGAATAACGTTTGGGAGGGTGTGGAGTCGAGATCGGGGGAAGGGTCGAGCCTTGCCCAGACAGAGGCCATTCGTCGTGAAATACCGAAGTTGCTTAAAGACTTTCAGATAAAGTCTCTATTGGACGCCCCCTGTGGTGATTTCCACTGGTTTAGCAAAGTTGACTTTTGTATTGAAAAATACATTGGAATTGATATTGTAGATGCATTAATTGATTCGAACAGGCAAAAATACGCTAATATAAAACGAGATTTTCTTTGTATGAATATTGTGACGGATGCATTGCCGCAAGCTGATCTCATCCTTTCTCGCGATTGCCTTGTTCATCTTTCAAACGCGCAGGCACTCGCCGCCATCCGGAATTTCAGGATGAGCGGGGCTACCTTTGTGTTGACAACGACCTTTACCGATCGATATAGAAATAGTGATCTGTCAGGGAAGCAGACCTGGCGGCCCCTAAATCTCACGCTGCCCCCATTCAACCTTCCAGTTCCACTCAGGTTGATCAATGAGAATTGTACCGAAGGAAATGGTATCTATCGTGATAAATGCCTCGGTCTCTGGCGACTATCAGAAATTTAG
- a CDS encoding glycosyltransferase family 2 protein, which yields MTESTSSSLKEHVPRVSVIIPTYNRAPLLREAISSVLCQTYDDFELIIVDDGSTDNTHDVIDEFSSPKIRYFYHCNQGRSRARNWALGEARGEFIAFLDSDDMFMPNKLQKQVAFFDNNSEFGMLYSSARVIDDNGNEIFNPGDWNGTKPYYLATDSGWLYPNIAFCPRTVVLPTVMVRKEVMVVVGGFDEKMHRFEDTDMWRRISKVFKICAISEPLCIIRTHAGNKMESTDRVYASIHYYVTKIFREDRVSPFYFKHLGASKLYLHYALAIFENNGLNRSESARFFLQSFRYCPPYFLAHTIYSCIRRLKRML from the coding sequence ATGACTGAATCAACGAGTAGCTCTCTCAAAGAACATGTGCCAAGGGTAAGTGTCATTATTCCTACCTATAACCGTGCGCCGCTTTTGAGGGAAGCGATTTCAAGCGTTTTATGTCAGACGTATGATGACTTTGAGTTAATTATCGTCGACGATGGTTCGACAGACAATACACACGATGTTATTGATGAATTCAGCTCACCCAAAATACGCTACTTTTACCACTGCAATCAGGGACGTTCTCGGGCGCGTAATTGGGCGTTAGGTGAGGCGCGTGGTGAATTTATAGCATTTCTGGATTCTGATGACATGTTTATGCCAAATAAACTTCAGAAACAGGTTGCATTTTTCGACAATAACAGTGAGTTTGGGATGCTTTATTCATCGGCGCGGGTGATCGATGATAATGGTAACGAAATCTTCAATCCAGGGGATTGGAATGGGACGAAACCATACTATCTTGCTACAGACTCTGGCTGGCTCTACCCGAATATAGCTTTTTGTCCGCGTACAGTTGTTCTTCCGACAGTCATGGTCAGGAAAGAGGTTATGGTTGTTGTTGGTGGTTTTGATGAAAAAATGCACCGTTTTGAAGATACTGACATGTGGCGCAGAATTTCAAAGGTGTTCAAAATCTGCGCTATTTCCGAGCCACTTTGCATCATCAGAACGCATGCAGGGAATAAAATGGAGTCTACGGATCGCGTATATGCGTCAATACATTACTATGTCACCAAAATCTTCCGGGAGGACAGAGTCTCTCCATTTTATTTCAAGCATCTTGGCGCTTCAAAATTATACCTACACTATGCCTTAGCGATTTTTGAAAATAACGGCTTAAATCGATCTGAATCCGCAAGATTTTTTTTGCAGTCTTTCAGGTATTGCCCACCATATTTTCTTGCGCATACGATTTATTCATGTATCAGGAGACTTAAGCGGATGTTGTAA
- a CDS encoding glycosyltransferase, producing MGDAAKNNLAGKRIVILLWTLELGGAERQAIALARYFKNNKGADVKVLAFNTPGLASVLCDDYGIPWGMIDDKKQIVSHSFLSIIRSTFAIIKILKRNRTEILFGYTTPPNIMCSFASRFAGVRAFIWSQRRSGSEKLQPFDYIAAKYFAKWFISNSERGAHYLRNAFGVKADKIRIIHNGVELADPKEDKLRWRKNLKIGENDFIACMVANLHQGKDHVTLLNAWSIVVGQLKAAKMNAVLVLAGQFFSTYQSLMDLTRNLGIEYSVIFLGQVQDISGLLGSVDLSILTSYSEGLPNGVLESMASGLPVVGTDVSGIREALGKEGEVYLVPPGCADLLAERILFFAAHPEVRRVVGEANRKRIADIFGLQKMCTQTEEYVNEILAGKNS from the coding sequence GTGGGTGATGCGGCTAAAAATAATCTTGCGGGAAAGCGGATTGTAATTCTTCTCTGGACTCTGGAACTTGGGGGGGCTGAGCGGCAGGCAATAGCCTTGGCGCGTTATTTCAAAAACAATAAAGGCGCCGATGTCAAGGTGCTGGCCTTTAACACTCCCGGATTGGCGTCAGTATTGTGCGATGACTACGGTATACCTTGGGGTATGATTGATGATAAAAAACAGATAGTATCGCATTCTTTTTTATCAATTATCAGATCAACATTTGCAATTATAAAAATACTGAAACGGAACCGTACTGAGATTCTGTTTGGTTATACCACACCTCCTAACATAATGTGTAGTTTTGCATCACGGTTTGCTGGGGTAAGGGCATTCATCTGGAGTCAGAGAAGAAGCGGTAGTGAGAAATTGCAGCCCTTTGATTATATTGCGGCAAAATACTTCGCCAAATGGTTTATTTCAAACTCAGAGAGGGGAGCTCATTATTTGCGCAATGCCTTTGGCGTAAAAGCGGACAAAATCAGGATAATTCATAATGGTGTTGAGTTAGCTGACCCTAAAGAAGACAAGCTTAGATGGCGAAAAAACCTGAAGATTGGTGAAAATGATTTTATCGCTTGTATGGTAGCAAATTTGCATCAAGGTAAAGATCACGTTACCCTATTGAATGCGTGGAGCATTGTCGTAGGGCAGTTGAAGGCAGCGAAGATGAATGCTGTCTTAGTGCTTGCAGGTCAATTTTTCTCCACCTATCAATCCCTGATGGATTTAACTCGAAATTTAGGCATTGAATATAGTGTGATATTTCTGGGTCAGGTACAAGACATTTCCGGACTATTAGGTTCTGTTGATTTAAGCATATTAACCTCTTATAGTGAAGGGCTTCCGAATGGTGTTTTGGAATCCATGGCGTCTGGACTGCCTGTCGTCGGCACTGACGTCTCTGGCATAAGGGAAGCACTGGGAAAGGAGGGGGAAGTGTATCTCGTTCCTCCGGGCTGTGCCGACTTATTGGCGGAAAGGATCCTTTTTTTTGCCGCGCATCCAGAGGTAAGACGAGTGGTAGGTGAAGCGAACAGGAAGAGAATTGCTGATATATTTGGGCTTCAAAAAATGTGTACTCAGACAGAAGAATATGTGAATGAAATTTTGGCAGGGAAAAATTCATGA